The genomic window ACAGTAGCCTCATAGTCTTTGATATTACAACAAATATTCAGCATGCCCTTTACGCCAGCGGCTTTTGCCCGCGTAATTACCTCTGGTAGGTCATCTGCAAATTTTTCGCCATGCAGGTTTACGTGACTATCTATAAGCATCAGGCAGCCCTTACCGCACTTAGTGTGTTTAACAGTGTTGCCGTCTTATCTGTATTTATGGCGGCTTCAATGGCCTTTTGTTCTCTTATCAATGACCAAGCCTTAAGCCACTTTTCTGGATTTCGTTTATTATTCGGGGGAGCAAAAGCCCCTTCCCACAAATCCGTTTGTGAATAAACGGCGCAGGCTTGTATGCTGTCCTCAAGTACATCCCAAAATAACGCTCTCGCAACGGCTGCATTTTGCGTGGCGAGAGACTTAGCAATCCCTATATCAATGCTTACACGCCCTGTATCCAATGACTCCATGAACCGCTTTAAAGGCATTAAAACTTCGGATGCGTTTTGCGCTAGGGCCATAGCTTTGCCTGGTCCGCCACGACTTAAATTAGCGCAAGCCTCAACCATATCCTTAGAGCCTTGACCCTGCCGAGACAACCAATCGACGATATCAGCCTTCGGCACGGCTTTTAATGGCACTGCCATGCAACGTGAACGTATGGTCGGTAATAAGCGACCTGGAGAGGACGACAATAAAATCATCACTGTTTTAGAAGGCGGTTCTTCGAGCATCTTCAACAGGGCGTTTTCAGCATTTCTATTCAAGTCATCAGCGCTATCAATAATTACTACGCGACTTTCTTTATCTTCTGCGGCCGTTCCTTGTAAAAACTCACCAACCGATCGAATGAGATCAACAGGAATATCCTGTTTAAATTTCTTTGTTTTAGAATCCCAAGGACGGTTTACAACAAACAAGTTTCCATGCCCTCGGCTTTCAATTCGTTGTGATATAGGATCTGACTTGGGAATGTTGAGGCTCTCAGGCATTAATGACTGACCGCCCAGCAAGGCTCTGGACATACGATAAGCCAAGGTCGCTTTTCCTATACCCGGCGGACCTGTCAGTAACCAAGCATGATGAAGGCGGCCAGATTGTTGAGCTTGTATAAATCGACGCTCTGCCTCCGAATGACCTAAAAGGTCATAAGTCTCACGTGGGTGAAGACAAGCTGGTGCACGATCCGATTCAGGTAGAGGCTCTGTATCGAATCCTTTGGCCATAATTAGTCGTTAGAGGCGCTTAATTTGCCCGCCAATGATGGATATCGCATAGTAAGCACATGAATTATACGCGCGTGAATAGCCTCTCGCCCCGCTCCAGCATCAACAGTAACAAAACGGTCTGCATTCTGGTGTGCAATATCTAGAAATGCGTCTCTGAGAACATTGTGAAAATCGATATCTTGTTTGTCAAAGCGTGACAAATTTTCTCCGCGCATTTCTACGCGTTTTTGGGCGAGTATTGGATCAATATCAAACAAGACAGTTAAATTTGGTTCGAATCCATCCATTATAGTATCATGCAGTTCTTTGACTTTTTGTGCGCCTAGGCCGCGAGCATATCCTTGATAAGCTAAGCTCGAATCTGCAAAGCGATCACTAATGACCCAAGCGCCTCTTGCGAGAGCGGGTTTAATGAGCTTTTCGACATGATCTAACCGCGCTGCGTACATTAACAATAACTCTGTCATACCCGACCAACGCTCGTTCGACCCAGAAAGCACTAGGTCTCGTATCGCTTCAGCGCCGAATGTTCCGCCGGGCTCGCGTGTGAGTAAAGTCTCGACGCCCGCATTTTCCAAAGCATCGCATAATAGCTTAGCTTGCGTGGTTTTGCCTGCGCCTTCACCGCCTTCAAAGGTAATAAACTGTCCAGCTTCCACGATTTATCCTCTTATGGTCTTTAATAAGGACGTCCAAACCTTACCAACAGACGATTTTTCTTTCATAGATTCAGAGGCAATTACATCAACACGATCAATTACTGAATCGCCTTGATAGACAATCACTTCGCCTAAAACATCGCCTTTTTCAATTGGAGCAACCGCCATCTTTGCATGGAGCTCGGAACGAAGTGAAGCCCGATCCACGCGTGGTAGACCAACTTTAACCTCGGATATCGTTTCGACCGGAATGGTTCCAGCCTTTCCCATATACACATCCACATCACCAACAATTTGGTTTGCTGTGAAAACATCATAGACTTTGAACTGTGTGAAAGCGGCATTCATAAGAGATATAGCTGTATCGCGTCGCTCGGAAGAACTCCCCGTTCCATTAATAACTATAATTCTCCGGTCATCTCCTCGCTTAGCAGAACCAACAAGGCCATACCCAGAAATCTCTGTATGTCCTGTTTTCAAACCGTCAGCCCCTGTAAAACGACCCAATAATGGGTTGCGGTTACTTTGTTTAATACCGTTCCACGTAAACGAACGCTCGTTATAGAGCCCGTAATACTGGGGGAAACGACGAATCATCATGTCTGCAAGTTTGGCAAGGTCTAGAGCGCTGATTTCATGGCCTGCGTCAGGCCAACCCGTAGAGTTTAGGAATGTTGCGGTTTTCAAGCCAAGCTCATGCGCGCGCTGCGTCATAAGCTCTGCAAAGGCACTTTCAGACCCAGCCAAACCCTCAGCTAGCACAATGCAAGCATCATTACCAGACTGTACGATTACGCCGCGAAGGAGATCTTCGACCCGCGCAGTGGAGTTCAAATCCAAGAACATTGTTGATGAACCTGACTTTGCCCCGCCACGTCGCCAAGCTTCTTCGCTAACATTGAACTCCGTATCCATTGTAATGCGACCCGATTCCAATGCTTCAAACACCATAAATGCCGTCATGATTTTGGTCATGGATGCAGGCGGCATAGGGCGCTCTGCGTCTTTCGTGAAAAGAACTTCATTAGAGTTAAAGTCGATAATGGCCGCGTGGGGCGCATTAGTTTGAAACCGGCTTGCATCTTGAGAGTATGCTGGTTGTGCTAGCAGGAAAAGACCAAGAGGTAGTACTGTAGGAGATATAAATCGCATAGGAGGCGCGGTTTCCAGAGTTAGAATCAATATAGGCGCCGACAAGGGCGCCTATATTATTCACATAGCTTTGTGGCAATCGCAAGGCCGCGAGAGCCTTAAGGTCTGTTATCGTTTTGTCTTATATTCCCGATAATTTACTGCCGGAATAAACTTGGGTTCAGCAGATGTCTTATCATGCTTTGCGATATGTATCGGCCCTTTAATTGTGAGGGTGATTTGCCCGCCATCTTCAGGCATCTCAGGCTCTTCAATTGGTGCCGGCACAGGACGTGTAGGAGCTATTGGGTTATAGTTTGGTTCCAAATCTGATCCACGTTGCACATCAAAATAATCTAGAGAAACCTTTGGTGTAGCAGGTGAAGTGTCTTTTGGAGCTTCAAAGGGCATTGTATCGACACCTGAATATGGCAAAGCTGAATATGGGACGGCCTTTGGTGTTGGCGTAGGAGCTTCAACAGACAATGCAGGTGGAATATCCTCATAAACAGGTGGTGTCATGATAGGGCCAGTTGCTGCATTTGGATCGGCAGGCCCTATGTAACGAACACGTACACGTGCCAAACCACCATTAATTGTGCCTAGTGCTTCCGCAGCGCCTTTGGATAAATCAATGATACGATTATCAATAAAGGGGCCTCGGTCATTCAAACGCACGATAAGAGAGCGACCATTTTCTAAGTTTTCGACATGAAGCATAGAGTTTAAAGGAAGGGTTTTATGCGCCGCAGTTAAGTCATTCATATTAAATGTTTCACCCGTGGCTGTAGGACGGCCGTGGAATTTCTCACCATACCATGACGCAATACCCGTTTCATCATAGTTTGGTTCGTGTTTCGGTGAATAAGACTCGCCGTTGACCTTATACCGCTTGCCTAGCTTTTGATGCGCGTAAAGTTCACTATCTGTTGATTGTTCACTGAACTGTGGTCCAGAATAGCTTGGTTTTTGCGGTAATGCAGAATATGGCATTGGCTCCCGCATCGAATATTTTGGTGATGACTGACGTCTGTGGTTTTTATTCGCCACTTTAGGCAATGTTAGTGACGCATATTGTGTCGCCCCCTGCCCGATTTTATATGTAATAGGTGCAGGCTCTGTCATTTTAACAATGTTTGTTGAGGCGCAGGCTGTCATACCTAAACCCATTAGGGTGCAAAGACCTAAACGTATTAACTTCGCGGTCCTAACTTCAACTTTTACCATCTTTTCAACCTTCTCATTATCGCGCCCAGACGCTTTAAAATAAAACAACAGATGGAATTTTTTTCGCTTTTCCTGTCATCTTGGGACGAGTTGTACGATATTGGGTTTAAATCCGCGTTAGAAGACAAGGGTAACAGGGTCTCAAAAATTGCGGTAAATAAAGTCTTTATGAAATTGTTTGAAAAACTCTCATAAAATGGGTTGAACGGTTTTTCAAAACCCATTAAGCGTCCGCTCACTCTCATTGATACCCGTTGGGCGGGTGGCAGAGTGGTTGAATGCACCGGTCTTGAAAACCGGCATAGGTGAAAGTCTATCGGGGGTTCGAATCCCTCCCCGCCCGCCACTGTTAATCACCAAGGCAGACGTATAAAAAAACACAAGAGCCTGAAAGCTCTCGTGTCATGTTATGCGTGAACTCCAAAATAGAGTCCATTTTCATTCGCGGTACTTATTGGCCACGCGCAAGTACAAGTGGCTCGTTAAGGTAATTTGGTTTACTCAGCGGGAAGTGCTAATTGTACGGCTGACGCTTGAGCAACGACGCGGCCGATTGGCGTAGGTGAGGCAGGCGGGATTGGTGCAGCAGGCCATAAACTGAGCAACTCATCAATTTTGGCCAAGACCTCACTTCGGGTTGGCTCAGCCAAATTGTCGGCACTTTCTTTAGCCACGATAGAAAAGCCATAGGCGTCTTGATACTCTCCAGGATCTGATACCTTACCGTCAGTTATTGCAATTGAATATTCTTCGACCACTGTATCCATTAGGAATCGAATAATACCCGCTGTGTCACCCCCTGCTCGTTCTGCCACCATAGAAAGGTTCTTTTCAGCAGCAACGAGTTGAGGCTCTACTTCTGATGCAGGGCGTCCTTCTTCTAATGCTTTTGATACAACTTCGAATAAAGGGGCTTCAAACCCAAGAGCATCCAAACCTGCGCGTTCTGACGCGTGAGTTTCAGATACGGGGTGTAGCAAATGTGGTGCAGCCATCTCTGGTTCACCGGCTCGATAAAGCGCCAGCCCAGTTTTAACATGCCCCATCATAAAGGCTAAGCGGTGTTCGCGTGGCAAGCTATCCATGGAATGACCCGCTTCACCGCCCTCACCTGCTTCGCCGCCCTCACCCATTTCTCCGACCACATGCGATTGATGAGCTTCGTTTGCATGACTTTGCGAGGTGTCCTCATGTCCTGTTTCACTACAGGCTATTAGGCCCGTCCCGATGATAGCGGCTCCTAAGCCTAAGCCCGTCCATTTTTTCAGCTGAGTTGTCATTGGCGATTGCCTCATATAAGCGTTATACAATGTAATTCGCCAGAGCAGTCGATTAATCATCATAACTGTTGGCTAGTTTTCTATTGTAATAATACGCCCATTACTTGCGAATGTAAATTAATAACAAAGAAATTCATGCTGATAACGATTTCAAATATATTTTCACCAAACGGATTAGAAAGCGCACATAAGCGAATAAATAAGTTAGAATGGAAAAGTGGGCTGAACACCGCCGGAAAAACTGCAAAACAGGTGAAAAAGAACTTTCAGGCGGACCTTAGCCAAGGCATTGGCGCAGTATTACAAAGTGATATATTAAACGCGTTGCAAGGAAATGCGGTGTTACAAGCCGCCGCACAGCCAAAATCATTCTCCAATTTGCTGATAAGTAAAACTGAAAATGGTGGTTTTTATGGAGCCCATATAGATAACGCGCTTATGAATATGGCCAAAGGGAAATTACGGACCGATTTGTCGTTCACGCTATTTTTGTCAGACCCTAATAGCTACGACGGAGGCGAATTGATTGTCCAATATCCCGGGTTTACGCAAACATTCAAGCCAGAAGCGGGTGATTTAGTCCTTTATCCATCACGTTATATACATGAAGTAACGCCCGTAACGCGTGGTACTAGACTTGCCTGTGTGGGCTGGGTTGAGAGCCTGATACCTCAACAGGATAAACGCGAAACCTTATTCGACTTGATAAACTTAAGAGCAAGTTTGTCTCACCAATTTCCAGCGCAAAGTGCTGAGTTAATGACGCTCAATAAAACTATATCAAATTTATTGAGACTTTGGGCTCAGCCGTAACTAAGCCCAAACACTAAAACGTGTATTCGATTTATTGCCAACCAACGGCATCATAAATACGGACAGCATCAGCTTGATTCTGACCAAGTTGAGATACATTCAAAGTATCCTCCTTAAAGGTTCCAAGTGTTTCAACCGCAGAGGATGTTATACTATCTGTGATAACAGGATACTCATTATTACCATTGGCAAAGTAACCTTGAGCAGACTCACTCGTTAAATACTCTAAAAACTTGATAGCATTTTCTCGATTCGGGGCATGGGTCGTCACACCTGCGCCGCTGATATTTACGTGCGTTCCTCGATCGTTTTGATTGGGAAAAATGATGCCAATATTGTTGAAAATTTCTTGGTTTTGCGCCTCATCCGAACGTGCATATCGCGCAAGGTAATAGGTGTTCACCATTGAAATATCACAAATTCCAGCCGCAACAGCCTCGATTTGTCCAGAGTCATTACTTTGAGGTTTTCTTTGGAAGTTATTGACGACACCTTGCGCCCAAGCTTTGGCGGCATCTAAGCCATCATGAGCCACCATGGATGACAAGAGTGAAATATTATATATGTTTCCAGAAGAGCGCATGCAAACTCGACCTTTAAAGGCTGGTTTGGCTAAATCTTCGTAACTTTCGAGGCCCTCTGGCTTGCCCTTACCTTTATTGAAAATAATCACGCGAGCCCGTTTGGAGATGCCGTACCAGAGTCCATCTGGGTGACGCAGGCTTTCAGGGATCCTTGCATTCAACACATCAGAATCCGTTGATGATAACACGCCAGCGTTTTCAGCGCGCCAAAACACACCAGCATCAACAGTTATGAGCAAATCTGCAGGACTAAATTCACCCTCACTTTTAATACGTTCAATCAGAGAGTCAGATGAAGCTTCAATACGATTAACTTTGATGCCTGTTTGCTCGGTAAAATCATTATATAGTGCCAGGTCCGTATCGTAATGGCGAGATGAATAGAGATTCACTTCCCCTGACTTCACCACTGTGGCCGTACCTTCACCATCATGAGACTTATCTGCAGGTGAACATGCGGCTAAAGCAGCAGCCAGGAGAGTTGTTAATGTCACATTTAGTTTGGACCGAATATCCATGAGGTAAACCTTCTATAAACTGCGAATAATTCGCATTTACTAAATTAAGTGTAGAGACATTACAAGAGAGGCTCACTCTAAAAGGCAATTAAACTGTCAGAATTTGCAGAGAGTTTAACTTTTTGGCCAACCTGCCAGTTAACATCTTTCTCAACATGCAGTGTTAGTGATTGCCCTTCTGGCGAAAGCACTGTCGCAAGCTGGCTTTGTCCCGTCCTGCGAACATCCGTGATGAGCAACCCAGAGAGATCTTCACTTAGGGCGATTTGGTTTGGACGGATCAACACTTCACAATTTTGAGAGCCTGATACGCTACTATGAGCCTTAAACCATTTATCTGGAAAATGACCAAAAGCCGTTTCATATACACCATTTGCCCGCTGAGCCTTTAGTAACACACCATCACCAATCAACATTGCGGCAATTCTTGAAACAGGGGCTTCATATAAAATGTCAGCTTGCCCATGCTGAATAATCACACCTTTGTCCATGATGGCTATCGAATCGCTCGTTTCAATCGCCTCTTCAGGATCATGCGTCACCAGAATGGTAATGCAGTTCCGCGCTTTTAGTAATGTACGCATTTCTTCACGTAAGTGACGACGCAACATTATGTCGATATTTGCGAAAGGTTCATCCATCAGAAGGACTTTGGGTTCAGGCGCTAAAGCCCTAGCGACCGCGACCCTCTGTTGCTGGCCACCAGAAAGTGTGTGGGGATACCTACCTTCATACCCAGAGAGACCAATTTGGTCCAACAACTCTCCAACAATCCTTTTCCGCGAAGATTTATTAGTGAGTCCAAAGGCAATATTTTGTTCAACAGTTAAGTGGGGAAATAGTGCCCCCTCCTGAAATACAAGGCCCACTGGGCGTTTTTCGGGTGGTGGATGATAGTTTGATGAGGCTAATTCGTCACCATTCAGCAAAATTTTGCCTCGTTGCAACGGAAGAATACCCGCTGTGAGGTTTAATAAGGTTGTCTTCCCGCAACCCGATTGCCCCAACAAGCAAAGTATCTCGCCCTCTTCTGCTGAAAGATTTATATCTATTAAAGCAGTCTCTTTTTCATATGTATGAGAGATGTTTTGGAAGCAAAGGCTCATAAATTGTAAGTTCTCAGGGTTTGGTCTTTAATTTTTTATAGTTACTGTGATGTTTTTGAGCGCAGAAGCATATTATCGATTTCATTATTGTCTTTAAGTCTTATTCGCATATGGATTAAGTTCATGCGCTATGCAATGAAAATGGCAAATGAAAAGAATGGATAATAATGCTTACCTGTTTTACTGGGCGGCACTAAGGAAGTGAACAGACACCCGAAATGTTGACGCCGCAAAATAAATATATCGATAATGATACGGTCAGATGTTAAGCGCCAAACCCTCCTCTATTCCCTATCGTATTATCGGCGTCATCTTGATATCGCTTATGGCCTGCGTGCCCATCTTTGCTGTCTTAAGCGCACTCCTCACGAACGATTTTGAAAGCTGGGCAAGGCTTTGGCAAACCACTCTGCCAAAATACATCATGAATACAATTTGTTTGATGGTATTGGTCGGAAGCATGACAGCTTTTGTTGGCACTCTTACGGCGTGGTGCGTAACAGCTTTCGACTTCCCCTTTCGAAGGACTATGTCTTGGTTGCTCATTTTGCCGCTTTCAGCACCAGCTTATATTATAGCCTATCTCTATACGGATATGTTTGAGTTTTATGGCCCCGTTCAAACAGCTTTACGAGGCATTATGGGCTGGCAAGGTGGTGATTATTGGTTTCCTGCTGTACGAACGCTCTTTGGAGCCTCTCTCATGCTCAGCTTAGTGTTATACCCATATGTTTATCTACTGGCGAGAGCTGCTTTTTTATATCAGAGCAGTGGTCAATGGCATGCCGCGCGGAGTTTGGGGCTTTCTCCTACTCGCGCCTTTATTCGCGTGGCCTTACCTGCCGCAAGACCTGCTATAGCGGGTGGTCTGGCGTTGGTTTTGATGGAAACTCTCGCGGACTTTGGTGTAGCAGATTACTTTGCGATCCCAACATTCAGCACAGGAATATTTCGTAACTGGCTAGCGCTAGGAGATAAATCCGCGGCACTTAAATTAGCCGCTATGATGTTGTTAATGGTATTTCTCTTAGTAATGTTGGAAAGTTTTAGTCGCCGAGGCAGCGCGGTGACACATGGTAAAACGACAGGGCAATCTGGTCGTATACAACTCTCACGCAAGCGGTCATTTACAGTTTTATTAACGTGCTTCATGCCCGTACTATTTGGGTTTGTGATACCAGTCATCACACTTTGTATATATGCGTTTTCAAATGGTGACTCTCATAGTTCTGCAGACTTTATTGGGTATATGTTCAACAGCCTTTCAACTGCTTCTATAGTGGCTGTGATTGCTGTAACTCTTGCAGTATTTCTGGCTTATGCAAGGCGCACAAACAGCAATCCTGCCTTACGCGTAACCCTTAGGCTTGCTACGCTAGGGTATGCTTTACCTGGGGCCCTATTGGCCGTTGGCCTGCTCGCCCCCTTAGGTGTCTTTGATCAGGGCTTGTCGAGATTTGCTAGAGATACTTTTGGCTGGAATAGTGGCCTTATTCTGACAGGTACAACAATTGCCCTTGTATACGCTTTAACTATTCGCTTTCTGACGGTATCATTCAATAGCGTAACAGGTGGGTTTGATAAAATCCCTCCCGCTATGGATAGTGCGGCCAGGTCATTAGGTGCCAAGCCAATGAGGCTTGTGAGGCGAATCCATGTACCACTTTTAAGATCAAGCGTCATTGGCGCAGCGATACTCGTATTCATTGATGTTATGCGTGAGTTACCGGCCACTTTGATTTTAAGGCCTTTTAATTTTGAAACCCTTGCAACGCGGGTTTATTGGCTCGCAAATGATGAACGCTTGAGTGAGGCATCCACAGCAGCCCTCTTGATTATACTCATTGGAATAATTCCCATACTTTTCTTAAATAAACAGTCTTTAGGTGACTTAGACTAACTCTTGGCCTTCAATTTACTCCAAAATGTCACTTTTCATGAAATAAAAACTTGAATCATTTTTGTGCGTGTGTATTAGCACGCTGGTACAGCGAGGGTGCATGCAAAGTTTAGAGAACACATTAGCAGACATAACCGATGAAAAGGCCATGGAAGCCTTTTTAATCGACCTTTGTACGCCTGCCGAACGCCGCGCTTTGACAGAGCGATGGATTGTGGCTCAGCTTCTTATTCAAGGTGAACTTTCCTACCGAGAGATAAATGCCAAAACAGGAGTTAGTACAACGACGATTGGCCGTGTCGCTCGCTTTTTGAAAGACGAACCTTATGGTGGTTATCGCCTCGCCTTAACTAAAACGGATAACAAAATCACGAAAGACGTATCATGACGGACCGACTCAGAATTGCCCTGCAAAAAAAAGGACGGCTAGCGGACGATAGTTTTGCTTTACTTAAAAAGTGCGGCCTACGATTCGCCATCCGCGGTGGAGGGTTACTCGCACGTGTTAAAAACATGCCGATTGACCT from Litorimonas taeanensis includes these protein-coding regions:
- a CDS encoding DNA polymerase III subunit delta' gives rise to the protein MAKGFDTEPLPESDRAPACLHPRETYDLLGHSEAERRFIQAQQSGRLHHAWLLTGPPGIGKATLAYRMSRALLGGQSLMPESLNIPKSDPISQRIESRGHGNLFVVNRPWDSKTKKFKQDIPVDLIRSVGEFLQGTAAEDKESRVVIIDSADDLNRNAENALLKMLEEPPSKTVMILLSSSPGRLLPTIRSRCMAVPLKAVPKADIVDWLSRQGQGSKDMVEACANLSRGGPGKAMALAQNASEVLMPLKRFMESLDTGRVSIDIGIAKSLATQNAAVARALFWDVLEDSIQACAVYSQTDLWEGAFAPPNNKRNPEKWLKAWSLIREQKAIEAAINTDKTATLLNTLSAVRAA
- a CDS encoding Trp family transcriptional regulator, yielding MQSLENTLADITDEKAMEAFLIDLCTPAERRALTERWIVAQLLIQGELSYREINAKTGVSTTTIGRVARFLKDEPYGGYRLALTKTDNKITKDVS
- a CDS encoding D-alanyl-D-alanine carboxypeptidase family protein; the protein is MRFISPTVLPLGLFLLAQPAYSQDASRFQTNAPHAAIIDFNSNEVLFTKDAERPMPPASMTKIMTAFMVFEALESGRITMDTEFNVSEEAWRRGGAKSGSSTMFLDLNSTARVEDLLRGVIVQSGNDACIVLAEGLAGSESAFAELMTQRAHELGLKTATFLNSTGWPDAGHEISALDLAKLADMMIRRFPQYYGLYNERSFTWNGIKQSNRNPLLGRFTGADGLKTGHTEISGYGLVGSAKRGDDRRIIVINGTGSSSERRDTAISLMNAAFTQFKVYDVFTANQIVGDVDVYMGKAGTIPVETISEVKVGLPRVDRASLRSELHAKMAVAPIEKGDVLGEVIVYQGDSVIDRVDVIASESMKEKSSVGKVWTSLLKTIRG
- a CDS encoding Fe2+-dependent dioxygenase; the protein is MLITISNIFSPNGLESAHKRINKLEWKSGLNTAGKTAKQVKKNFQADLSQGIGAVLQSDILNALQGNAVLQAAAQPKSFSNLLISKTENGGFYGAHIDNALMNMAKGKLRTDLSFTLFLSDPNSYDGGELIVQYPGFTQTFKPEAGDLVLYPSRYIHEVTPVTRGTRLACVGWVESLIPQQDKRETLFDLINLRASLSHQFPAQSAELMTLNKTISNLLRLWAQP
- a CDS encoding septal ring lytic transglycosylase RlpA family protein, giving the protein MVKVEVRTAKLIRLGLCTLMGLGMTACASTNIVKMTEPAPITYKIGQGATQYASLTLPKVANKNHRRQSSPKYSMREPMPYSALPQKPSYSGPQFSEQSTDSELYAHQKLGKRYKVNGESYSPKHEPNYDETGIASWYGEKFHGRPTATGETFNMNDLTAAHKTLPLNSMLHVENLENGRSLIVRLNDRGPFIDNRIIDLSKGAAEALGTINGGLARVRVRYIGPADPNAATGPIMTPPVYEDIPPALSVEAPTPTPKAVPYSALPYSGVDTMPFEAPKDTSPATPKVSLDYFDVQRGSDLEPNYNPIAPTRPVPAPIEEPEMPEDGGQITLTIKGPIHIAKHDKTSAEPKFIPAVNYREYKTKR
- a CDS encoding Fe(3+) ABC transporter substrate-binding protein, producing the protein MDIRSKLNVTLTTLLAAALAACSPADKSHDGEGTATVVKSGEVNLYSSRHYDTDLALYNDFTEQTGIKVNRIEASSDSLIERIKSEGEFSPADLLITVDAGVFWRAENAGVLSSTDSDVLNARIPESLRHPDGLWYGISKRARVIIFNKGKGKPEGLESYEDLAKPAFKGRVCMRSSGNIYNISLLSSMVAHDGLDAAKAWAQGVVNNFQRKPQSNDSGQIEAVAAGICDISMVNTYYLARYARSDEAQNQEIFNNIGIIFPNQNDRGTHVNISGAGVTTHAPNRENAIKFLEYLTSESAQGYFANGNNEYPVITDSITSSAVETLGTFKEDTLNVSQLGQNQADAVRIYDAVGWQ
- a CDS encoding ABC transporter permease: MLSAKPSSIPYRIIGVILISLMACVPIFAVLSALLTNDFESWARLWQTTLPKYIMNTICLMVLVGSMTAFVGTLTAWCVTAFDFPFRRTMSWLLILPLSAPAYIIAYLYTDMFEFYGPVQTALRGIMGWQGGDYWFPAVRTLFGASLMLSLVLYPYVYLLARAAFLYQSSGQWHAARSLGLSPTRAFIRVALPAARPAIAGGLALVLMETLADFGVADYFAIPTFSTGIFRNWLALGDKSAALKLAAMMLLMVFLLVMLESFSRRGSAVTHGKTTGQSGRIQLSRKRSFTVLLTCFMPVLFGFVIPVITLCIYAFSNGDSHSSADFIGYMFNSLSTASIVAVIAVTLAVFLAYARRTNSNPALRVTLRLATLGYALPGALLAVGLLAPLGVFDQGLSRFARDTFGWNSGLILTGTTIALVYALTIRFLTVSFNSVTGGFDKIPPAMDSAARSLGAKPMRLVRRIHVPLLRSSVIGAAILVFIDVMRELPATLILRPFNFETLATRVYWLANDERLSEASTAALLIILIGIIPILFLNKQSLGDLD
- a CDS encoding ABC transporter ATP-binding protein; the encoded protein is MSLCFQNISHTYEKETALIDINLSAEEGEILCLLGQSGCGKTTLLNLTAGILPLQRGKILLNGDELASSNYHPPPEKRPVGLVFQEGALFPHLTVEQNIAFGLTNKSSRKRIVGELLDQIGLSGYEGRYPHTLSGGQQQRVAVARALAPEPKVLLMDEPFANIDIMLRRHLREEMRTLLKARNCITILVTHDPEEAIETSDSIAIMDKGVIIQHGQADILYEAPVSRIAAMLIGDGVLLKAQRANGVYETAFGHFPDKWFKAHSSVSGSQNCEVLIRPNQIALSEDLSGLLITDVRRTGQSQLATVLSPEGQSLTLHVEKDVNWQVGQKVKLSANSDSLIAF
- the tmk gene encoding dTMP kinase; amino-acid sequence: MEAGQFITFEGGEGAGKTTQAKLLCDALENAGVETLLTREPGGTFGAEAIRDLVLSGSNERWSGMTELLLMYAARLDHVEKLIKPALARGAWVISDRFADSSLAYQGYARGLGAQKVKELHDTIMDGFEPNLTVLFDIDPILAQKRVEMRGENLSRFDKQDIDFHNVLRDAFLDIAHQNADRFVTVDAGAGREAIHARIIHVLTMRYPSLAGKLSASND